One genomic window of Corticium candelabrum chromosome 9, ooCorCand1.1, whole genome shotgun sequence includes the following:
- the LOC134184497 gene encoding uncharacterized protein LOC134184497 yields the protein MTGGYGECSSTCGGTKTRKVVCAFVKKDRSFTVSDDEECDFVGAKPNATTTCGQTVPANDGLYDLIRDSICPDTCCYGHCMARPTPCRFTYPGGGCGCPVTTYTGTCQQEVTHEDNHEDVTVRCTCQHPETGGRELLKEIDDSLPTGGPPLD from the exons ATGACGGGTGGGTACGGAGAGTGTTCGAGTACTTGCGGCGGAACGAAGACTCGTAAGGTTGTTTGTGCTTTCGTCAAAAAGGACAGATCGTTTACTGTGAGCGACGACGAGGAGTGCGATTTTGTCGGTGCGAAGCCGAATGCGACGACAACCTGTGGACAAACCGTTCCCGCCAATGACG GACTCTATGACCTCATTCGAGATTCGATTTGCCCGGATACTTGTTGTTACGGACACTGTATGGCTAGGCCTACTCCGTGTCGCTTTACATACCCCGGTGGTGGCTGCGGGTGTCCCGTTACAACTTACACCGGCACGTGCCAGCAGGAAGTAACGCACGAGGACAACCATGAAGACGTCACAGTGCGATGCACCTGCCAGCACCCTGAAACAGGAGGGAGAGAGCTACTCAAAGAAATAGACGATTCTCTTCCGACCGGCGGGCCGCCGCTAGATTAG
- the LOC134184496 gene encoding ADAMTS-like protein 1, giving the protein MWKSSQVCLIGVVIGCLLVSVASQSGVLSGDDVLLLPTETTSDPFDQIQLSERYDWRTGRYSPCSVTCIGTQTRDVYCVETLRNGSEIRVDENLCDSYSVVVKPNSERTCGRECIEHAWNTTSWSNCSAVCGNGTQTRGVRCRRVTSGRNVADSECIRRGVGGKPPESRVCTRVCFYSTGRWRPCSVTCGGGKRTRGVRCIRKGTDRSMSIVRLSHCSADETLTMPKTSEDCNRNVCGEHK; this is encoded by the exons ATGTGGAAAAGCAGTCAAGTATGCTTGATTGGCGTTGTCATCGGCTGTCTCTTGGTGTCGGTCGCAAGCCAGAGCGGTGTCCTCTCTGGAG ACGACGTGCTTCTCTTACCAACTGAGACAACCAGCGACCCATTCGACCAGATACAACTCTCGGAACGATACGA CTGGCGCACCGGACGGTATAGCCCGTGCTCTGTCACTTGCATTGGCACCCAGACGCGGGACGTCTATTGTGTGGAGACCCTCCGAAACGGCAGCGAAATTCGCGTGGACGAGAACCTCTGCGACAGCTACTCGGTAGTTGTCAAACCCAACTCCGAACGGACATGCGGCCGGGAGTGTATCGAGCACGCGTGGAACACAACCTCCTGGTCAAACTGTTCCGCCGTTTGCGGCAACGGAACGCAAACGCGTGGAGTGCGCTGTCGCAGAGTGACGTCGGGAAGGAACGTCGCGGACAGTGAATGCATCCGGAGAGGCGTGGGTGGCAAACCGCCGGAGTCTCGAGTGTGCACGAGGGTTTGTTTCTACTCAACAGGAAGGTGGAGGCCATGCAGTGTGACGTGCGGCGGTGGCAAGAGGACGAGGGGAGTGCGCTGTATCCGCAAGGGGACGGATAGAAGCATGAGTATTGTCCGTCTCTCACACTGTTCTGCAGACGAAACGTTGACAATGCCCAAGACAAGTGAAGACTGCAATAGGAACGTTTGCG GTGAACACAAGTAA
- the LOC134183956 gene encoding tubulin-specific chaperone D-like: protein MGRDVNSHPVLMHQAFKYLYIVTKVRGYKFILRLFPHEVTDLEPVLSLLQQQDDSDCQTWETRYMLLLWLSLLAMVPFDMVRFDGSGTDGRCQRAPVVDRMLELAKRYLQVTDKSRDAAALLLAKFVTRPDMSRRRLPEVLNWLLHILMNSDCQTMSGMVAMHGSLMSMSAMFKHGRREDLLAHAPSVLTCLSTSNVFRLFNTLLKKLAVKLVQRLGLVFLKAKVPAWRYQRGQRSLAENLAPELVDQLKTSENGHAQQVSDDDEYDIPQEIEDILDHLLFGLKDPDTIVRWSAAKGIGRITGRLPKELADEIITSVLECFSLQESEGSWHGGCLALAELGRRGLLLLHRLGEVVPVVLRALTYDERRGSFNVGAAVRDAACYVCWSFARAYDPKEIKPYVNQIASSMIITAVFDREVNCRRAASAAFQENVGRQGTFPHGVDILTAADYFAVGNRNNVYLNVSVYIAQFHEYTRPLIDHLVDIKLRHWDSAIRVLAAQALHNLTVRDPEYMASVVIPKLLVEAVGIDRNARHGSLIAIGEITHALSIHTSNKDNHFQCVVSEDYLSQMKSIVNKMVDAKLFRGIEGEMMRFAVCQYIQKLSLARVPFHDDPVIGVWQAVLDDNIPHIDHDDPWIQKAAVDAFEVFSVEFYSSDDCRAVAGDVVDRYIEKLQSSIDFERMGFALALGAMPKCMLVGKLDKVVYGLIEATKSLTNKDQNALFTEARRDALKGLTSICSTVGLSVSDPGCLHRDHVTAIFGSMLSALENYTMDSRGDVGAWVREASMSGIATLIELTVQSVPDWFTADLCRQIVCCFVQQINEKIDRTRAHAGSIFLKLLHSTSPVVPHVPHRKELEMLFAVCDQDALNWAAPSESFPKSVQLLSLPTYQYSALLGLIVSVGGLTESLVNHSSSSFLQYLKQISSSVHEMHQFMETLLSIFTNHHKDDRVTIPFFKTVDLLFSSSALNILLTDSQDTFSLRLFNLCKDEIAGSGDAKKIIASISVFCGLIAFSGAVRRKTIERLLIFLCHKYPRVRTATADQLYVALLTFDDAIPDGCHDDVMTMLSETLWNSSVETVRPIRNNLCDIFGIPKPKAKRIVSTVKASSNSNDEMGYKDLVDRVGY from the exons ATGGGACGAGATGTGAATTCTCATCCAGTTCTGATGCATCAGGCATTTAAAtatctgtacattgttactaaG GTTCGAGGCTACAAATTCATTCTAAGACTTTTCCCACACGAAGTAACCGACCTTGAACCGGTTCTATCTCTACTACAACAGCAAGACGACTCGGATTGTCAA ACATGGGAGACTCGTTACATGTTACTACTGTGGCTCTCTTTGCTTGCCATGGTACCCTTTGATATGGTCCGGTTCGATGGAAGTGGCACCGACGGACGTTGTCAGAGAGCACCAGTAGTGGACAGGATGTTGGAGTTGGCTAAA AGATACTTACAAGTCACagacaagtcacgtgatgcagCAGCTCTGTTGCTAGCTAA GTTTGTAACACGACCTGATATGAGTCGGCGTAGACTACCAGAAGTGTTAAATTGGCTTCTCCACATTTTGATGAACTCCGACT GCCAGACGATGTCCGGAATGGTTGCTATGCATGGATCACTGATGTCAATG AGTGCGATGTTCAAGCATGGAAGAAGGGAGGATCTGCTGGCACACG CTCCATCAGTGTTGACGTGTCTGTCTACTTCGAATGTGTTTCGTCTATTCAACACTTTGCTGAAGAAATTGGCAGTGAAACTTGTTCAG AGGTTAGGGCTTGTGTTTTTGAAAGCGAAAGTTCCTGCGTGGCGGTATCAACGAGGGCAGCGATCGCTGGCTGAAAATTTGGCTCCTGAGTTGGTAGACCAA TTAAAGACATCAGAGAATGGACACGCGCAACAAGTTTCAGATGATGATGAATACGACATTCCACAGGAGATAGAGGACATTTTAG ACCACCTCTTATTTGGTCTAAAAGATCCAGACACAATAGTTCGTTGGTCAGCAGCCAAAGG AATTGGTCGAATAACTGGACGTCTTCCTAAGGAGTTGGCTGATGAGATTATAACATCTGTCCTTGAGTGTTTTag TTTGCAGGAAAGTGAAGGCTCATGGCATGGTGGTTGCTTGGCACTGGCCGAACTTGGGAGAAGAGGTTTATTACTTCTACACAGATTAGGAGAAG TTGTTCCTGTTGTACTACGAGCTTTAACATACGATGAAAGACGCGGATCGTTCAATGTTG GTGCTGCAGTAAGGGATGCTGCATGTTATGTCTGTTGGTCGTTTGCTCGAGCGTACGATCCTAAAGAAATCAAACCGTATGTGAACCAAATAGCAAG CTCGATGATCATTACTGCTGTCTTTGATCGGGAAGTCAACTGTAGACGAGCGGCTTCA GCTGCATTCCAAGAAAATGTGGGAAGACAG GGCACGTTTCCTCACGGCGTTGACATCTTGACTGCTGCCGACTACTTCGCTGTTGGCAATAGGAATAATGTTTATTTGAAtgtcag TGTCTACATTGCTCAGTTTCATGAGTATACGCGCCCTTTGATTGATCatcttgttgatatcaagttGAGACACTGGGACAG TGCTATTCGTGTGCTTGCGGCTCAAGCACTGCATAACTTAACTGTTAGAGATCCGGAGTACATGGCAAGTGTTG TGATTCCCAAGTTGCTTGTTGAGGCTGTTGGCATAGACAGAAATGCAAGACACGGTAGTTTGATAGCCATAGGAGAGATCACTCACGCTTTATCAATCCACACATCAAATAAAGACAA TCATTTCCAGTGTGTTGTTAGTGAAGATTATTTGAGTCAGATGAAAAGCATAGTGAACAAG ATGGTTGATGCTAAACTGTTCAG GGGCATTGAAGGCGAGATGATGAGATTTGCAG TGTGTCAATATATTCAGAAACTCTCACTTGCTCGTGTGCCATTCCACGATGATCCAGTAATAG GAGTCTGGCAGGCTGTTTTAGATGACAATATTCCTCATATTGATCACGACGACCCGTGGATTCAG AAAGCAGCTGTTGATGCGTTTGAAGTGTTTTCTGTCGAGTTCTATTCAAGTGATGACTGCAGGGCAGTTGCAG GTGATGTTGTTGATCGGTACATAGAGAAGTTGCAAAGCTCAATTGATTTTGAAAG gATGGGGTTTGCTCTGGCTCTCGGTGCAATGCCAAAGTGTATGCTGGTTGGAAAGTTGGACAAG gTGGTTTACGGGCTTATCGAAGCTACTAAATCACTCACTAACAAGGACCAAAACGCATTGTTTACTGAAGCTCGAAGAGATGCTCTCAAAGGCTTAACAAG TATCTGCTCGACTGTTGGTCTAAGTGTGAGTGATCCCGGATGTCTACACAGAGATCACGTCACTGCCATTTTTGGCTCAATGCTGTCGGCTCTAGAGAACTACACGATGGACAGTCGAGGAGATGTGGGTGCATG GGTACGTGAAGCAAGTATGTCAGGTATAGCGACCTTGATAGAGCTGACTGTGCAGTCTGTTCCTGATTGGTTTACAGCTGATCT ATGTCGACAGATTGTGTGCTGCTTTGTACAGCAAATCAATGAGAAAATAGATCGAACTCGTGCTCACGCGGGAAGCATCTTTCTGAAGCTTCTGCATTCAACGAG TCCTGTAGTACCACATGTACCACATCGGAAGGAGCTAGAAATGTTATTTGCAGT TTGTGATCAAGACGCACTAAATTGGGCTGCTCCTTCAGAATCGTTCCCCAAATCAGTTCAATTGCTGTCTCTTCCTACCTATCAATACTCAGCATTACTCGGCTTAATCGTCAGTGTCGGTGGACTGACGGAATCACTAGTTAATCATTCAAGCTCATCTTTTCTTCAGTATCTGAAGCAAATCTCCTCCAG TGTTCACGAAATGCATCAGTTCATGGAAACCTTACTGAGTATCTTCACAAATCATCATAAGGACGACAG AGTGACAATTCCCTTCTTCAAGACTGTTGATCTCCTCTTCTCAAGTTCGGCATTAAACATTCTACTAACAGACAGCCA AGACACATTTTCACTACGTTTGTTCAATCTGTGCAAAGATGAAATAGCTGGAAGCGGCGATGCCAAGAAAATAATTGCCAGCATCAGCGT tttctgtGGTTTGATTGCTTTTTCTGGTGCTGTTCGACGCAAAACGATCGAACGATTGTTGATCTTTCTATGTCACAAGTATCCTCGG GTTCGTACGGCCACTGCTGACCAGTTGTACGTCGCACTGCTGACGTTTGATGATGCTATACCTGATGGTTGTCATGACGATGTCATGACAATGTTGAGTGAAACGCTATG GAACTCGAGTGTGGAAACTGTCAGACCCATTCGGAACAATTTATGTGACATTTTTGGCATACCGAAGCCGAAGGCAAAG CGCATTGTGTCTACAGTCAAGGCGTCTAGTAATTCGAATGATGAAATGGGATATAAAG ATCTGGTTGATCGGGTTGGATATTAA
- the LOC134184901 gene encoding serine/threonine-protein kinase RIO3-like: protein MAASAAVSEIPHPWARDTRLAPCSLSDVMDEELASELQKEEEETVYHHETDTTDVSFDTTSEADTSNDALVAQLLQLEFDREHDRHLKAQEKHVNGNSKVSISLANYRSVHPSLVDEDDEWEVEEVEVKSVPKAPTSSNRRGRRRHKPGTPTKHDPEVCGRRNIERIESFPPHFSAGDVTSPQDDFRLPNHVYTVLKQHSIKEERQSQRIHEKKEHSTQNVSLDPNTRLVLFKFVNSGMLTEVNGCISTGKEASVFHAVGGSCEDMEIPGECAIKVFKTTLNEFKTRDKYVKGDHRFKSQFSRQNPRKTVRLWAEKEARNLLRIEKVGIPCPRLVKRRDHVIVMSFIGQDRQPAPQLKYANLKGRDMSEAYSQCVDMMKQLYEGCKLVHADLSEFNLLWHRDTLYVIDVSQAVDPSHPSALSFLLRDCRNVVKFFQTEGVEDVMPVHELFNYVTGLEMEAGGEEALVCQAKLFNRRQARIEQQREMPRCDDEVGNEGFCT from the coding sequence ATGGCTGCGTCAGCCGCCGTTTCAGAAATCCCTCATCCGTGGGCAAGAGACACTCGTTTGGCGCCATGTTCACTAAGCGACGTCATGGACGAAGAACTGGCAAGTGAACtacagaaagaagaagaagaaaccGTCTATCATCACGAAACCGACACAACAGATGTAAGTTTCGACACAACAAGCGAAGCAGACACGAGTAACGACGCTCTGGTCGCTCAACTTCTTCAGTTAGAGTTTGATCGTGAACATGATCGCCACTTGAAGGCGCAAGAAAAGCACGTGAATGGCAACAGCAAAGTGAGCATTTCCTTAGCCAACTACAGATCCGTCCATCCCTCACTGGTCGATGAGGATGATGAATGGGAAGTGGAAGAGGTCGAGGTGAAGAGTGTGCCCAAGGCGCCCACCAGTAGTAACAGACGTGGGAGGAGGAGGCATAAACCTGGCACTCCTACTAAGCATGATCCCGAGGTCTGCGGTCGTCGTAATATCGAACGAATCGAGAGTTTTCCTCCACATTTTTCTGCTGGCGACGTGACGTCACCACAGGACGACTTTCGGTTACCCAATCACGTGTACACAGTGCTGAAACAGCATTCGATCAAAGAAGAGAGGCAGAGTCAGAGGATACACGAGAAGAAGGAGCACTCGACACAGAACGTGTCGCTCGATCCGAACACACGACTCGTGTTGTTCAAGTTTGTCAACAGTGGGATGCTTACTGAAGTCAATGGTTGTATCAGTACGGGCAAAGAGGCCAGCGTGTTTCATGCAGTAGGAGGCAGTTGTGAAGACATGGAGATTCCCGGTGAGTGTGCAATTAAGGTATTCAAGACGACGTTGAACGAGTTCAAAACGCGAGACAAATACGTTAAGGGCGATCATCGATTCAAATCTCAATTTAGCAGACAGAATCCACGAAAGACTGTGCGACTATGGGCAGAGAAAGAAGCAAGGAATCTGTTGAGAATCGAGAAAGTAGGCATTCCTTGTCCGAGATTGGTTAAACGTcgtgatcacgtgattgtcATGAGTTTTATCGGACAAGATCGACAGCCAGCACCTCAGTTGAAGTACGCAAATCTGAAGGGCAGAGATATGTCAGAAGCATACAGTCAATGTGTCGACATGATGAAGCAGCTGTACGAAGGTTGTAAGCTAGTACATGCCGATCTCAGCGAGTTTAATCTTCTCTGGCATCGTGACACTCTATACGTCATTGATGTGAGTCAAGCTGTCGATCCTTCTCATCCCAGTGCACTAAGCTTTCTCTTGAGAGACTGCAGGAATGTTGTTAAATTTTTTCAAACGGAAGGAGTTGAAGATGTCATGCCCGTTCACGAATTGTTCAACTACGTGACTGGCCTGGAGATGGAAGCCGGTGGAGAAGAAGCTTTGGTTTGTCAAGCAAAACTGTTCAATAGGAGACAAGCAAGAATAGAACAGCAGAGAGAAATGCCTCGGTGTGATGACGAAGTGGGTAATGAAGGTTTTTGCACATAA